From Fusarium fujikuroi IMI 58289 draft genome, chromosome FFUJ_chr07, a single genomic window includes:
- a CDS encoding probable longevity-assurance protein LAG1, giving the protein MSGSEPFPLLNTANDQLHQRRPADQADSYVSNTTATQDAINNARRRRKSSLLGGEIRGDTGAPALASSRASLEASDNHSNGHSDGRKRFSKRRRARGLIGRAKQTMIKHTFVLPAVLLVFFLVGYAINPTESNPIHHFIFLSYKLPQDDPNEPAQYGKGRWDIAFVGFYTIVLSFTREFIMQELLSPLARYYNLTRGKKARFMEQVYTALYFGVLGPAGLWVMSHTPVWYFNTHGMYEGFPHRTHLAPVKFYYLFEAAYWAQQAIVLLLGMEKPRKDFKELVGHHVVTLGLIALSYRFHFTYIGLAVYVTHDISDFFLATSKTLNYIDSPLVGPYFGVFMVAWIYLRHFLNLKIIWSLLTEFETVGPFELNWETQQYKCRIAQVITFALLSSLQALNLFWLFCIARIAWRFLSQNDLQDDRSEDEDDDVEEEEEMPASALKTNGKANGFANGHTNGHAISKIPEDAKN; this is encoded by the exons atgTCAGGCTCAGAACCCTTTCCGCTGCTAAACACGGCCAACGATCAGCTGCATCAGCGTCGTCCTGCAGACCAAGCAGATTCCTACGTCAGCAATACCACAGCCACCCAAGacgccatcaacaacgccCGGAGGCGACGTAAGAGTAGTCTTTTGGGCGGCGAGATCAGAGGTGACACGGGTGCTCCGGCATTGGCTTCTAGTCGTGCCAGTCTCGAAGCCTCAGATAACCACTCCAATGGTCAC TCCGACGGCCGCAAGCGCTTCTCAAAACGACGCCGTGCTCGTGGCCTCATCGGTCGAGCCAAACAGACCATGATCAAGCATACTTTCGTCCTCCCTGccgtcctcctcgtcttcttcctcgttgGATATGCCATCAACCCTACCGAGTCCAACCCTATCCAtcacttcatcttcttgtcgtacaagcttcctcaagatgaTCCTAATGAGCCTGCGCAGTACGGAAAGGGACGCTGGGATATCGCCTTTGTTGGTTTCTACACAATTGTCCTCTCCTTCACTCGTGAATTCATCATGCAGGAGCTCCTGTCACCACTGGCCCGTTACTACAATCTCACCCGTGGTAAGAAGGCCCGTTTTATGGAGCAGGTCTACACTGCTCTCTACTTCGGCGTCCTTGGTCCCGCCGGTCTCTGGGTCATGAGCCACACTCCTGTGTGGTACTTCAATACCCATGGCATGTACGAGGGCTTCCCCCACCGAACTCATCTTGCACCAGTCAAGTTCTACTATCTGTTCGAGGCCGCGTACTGGGCTCAGCAGGCCATTGTGCTTCTCCTGGGTATGGAGAAGCCTCGCAAGGACTTCAAGGAGCTTGTTGGTCACCATGTTGTCACCCTCGGGCTCATTGCCCTGAGTTACCGGTTCCACTTCACCTACATTGGTCTGGCAGTCTACGTCACCCACGATATCagcgacttcttcctcgctaCGTCTAAGACGCTCAACTACATTGATTCTCCCCTTGTCGGACCTTATTTCGGAGTCTTCATGGTTGCTTGGATCTATCTGCGTCACTTCCTCAACTTGAAGATCATTTGGTCCCTTCTCACCGAATTCGAGACCGTTGGCCCCTTTGAGCTCAACTGGGAGACTCAGCAATACAAGTGCCGTATCGCACAGGTCATCACCTTCGCACTCCTCTCGTCCCTTCAGGCCTTGAACTTGTTCTGGCTCTTCTGCATTGCTCGAATTGCTTGGCGATTCCTCAGCCAGAACGATCTCCAGGATGATCGAtctgaggacgaggacgacgatgtcgaggaagaggaagagatgccTGCCTCTgccctcaagaccaacggCAAGGCAAATGGCTTCGCCAACGGACATACTAATGGTCATGCCATCAGCAAGATCCCTGAAGATGCAAAGAACTAG
- a CDS encoding related to pH signal transduction protein PalH: MAAAAALDMVSATITGLPSLCTTTLLPDSGVMTLGFDGVLVPLTEPAVYQVPCPTPDLLPRAEYSVTIAASGDESSLTQHDAADSSPKFSDFRDPFYASTFPICYALAATTVTAYMLVIMLFVTPRSFLDGGIVYLGRRSAFTHSSSSSVTIGGRPWLQKVAALTVAISLTIASADTFHAAKSQYMWGIQNANQLQDEVMNSVELKVIRLVSDTFLWLAQAQTLIRLFPRHREKIIIKWVAFALITLDVVFSAITSFKYSENGINTTARPKNFVHPVPALSYLFQLSLGLLYAAWVVYYALMKKRYSFYHPFMKNISFVAIISLISILIPVVFFILDISQPDFTGWGDYVRWVGAAAASVVVWEWVERIEALEREEKKDGILGREVFDGDDTLEINASEFPWLRNRKSRKGGSSGSSGDGDRQQMSSSAVNGWPTVSSIANRYRGQSNGAFAETSEQSTQRGTGRGLRPNIWPARPAPAVTPISRTDTASAASTVYAVRYQAPSETTSQTPDPLPQPSVVDLSQQSSTPPSQHTHDESSSSNQAPASVQHGHVVSSPSQQPADLEANLTNPPPQGGWRGLAFVGPRSGHSGEDATREMTQQSENNPVAEREGRTSNSSRWDLRARLEDFAANQAEKLRDRMRTAPNTESLPVTVIPAPPRRGAALQQVLEEEELNTSEQGSPGREPFTSQNRSTSSPSNASRDATGEIAQLDRSRSTFSSSQGDGPIPPNNPPLWRGVRPRMTADEDYYDDSDDGSLSGRSSLDHRRQDSDSSGLHRTS; the protein is encoded by the coding sequence AtggctgccgccgccgccctCGACATGGTCTCCGCGACCATCACGGGGCTGCCGTCGTTGTGCACGACGACTCTTCTGCCCGACAGTGGCGTTATGACACTGGGATTCGACGGTGTCCTTGTACCATTGACCGAGCCGGCTGTGTATCAAGTCCCATGTCCGACCCCCGATCTCTTGCCTCGAGCCGAGTACTCCGTGACGATCGCTGCTTCAGGCGACGAGAGCAGCCTCACTCAGCATGATGCAGCTGATAGCAGCCCTAAATTCTCCGACTTCCGCGACCCCTTTTACGCCTCGACTTTTCCGATATGCTACGCCCTTGCCGCAACTACCGTCACCGCTTACATGCTCGTTATTATGCTATTTGTCACCCCGCGATCGTTTCTTGATGGAGGAATTGTTTACTTGGGCCGACGATCCGCTTTCACTCACAGCTCTTCCAGCAGTGTCACGATCGGTGGCCGGCCATGGCTACAGAAAGTTGCAGCTTTGACCGTTGCCATCTCACTAACGATTGCCTCGGCTGACACCTTTCATGCCGCCAAAAGTCAGTACATGTGGGGGATCCAGAACGCGAATCAACTGCAGGATGAAGTGATGAATAGCGTGGAACTCAAAGTTATCCGGCTCGTCTCCGATACTTTTCTGTGGCTGGCTCAGGCCCAGACTCTAATCCGACTCTTTCCCCGGCACCGAGAAAAGATCATTATCAAATGGGTCGCGTTCGCACTCATCACTCTCGATGTTGTCTTCAGTGCCATTACCAGTTTCAAATACTCGGAAAATggcatcaacaccaccgcGCGACCCAAAAACTTTGTTCATCCCGTGCCCGCTCTCAGCTATCTGTTTCAGCTCTCCCTTGGGCTCTTGTACGCAGCATGGGTTGTTTACTATGCGCTAATGAAGAAGCGCTACTCTTTCTACCATCCCTTTATGAAGAACATAAGCTTCGTTGCCATCATCTCGCTTATCTCAATCCTGATTCCCGTAGTGTTTTTCATTCTCGATATCTCCCAGCCTGATTTCACTGGATGGGGAGATTACGTCCGATGGGTTGGTGCTGCAGCTGCCAGTGTAGTTGTCTGGGAGTGGGTGGAAAGGATCGAGGCTCTAGagcgagaggagaagaaggacggcATACTTGGACGTGAAGTATTCGATGGAGACGATACACTCGAAATCAACGCGTCCGAGTTCCCATGGCTCCGCAATCGCAAGAGCCGAAAAGGAGGCAGTTCGGGAAGTAGTGGCGACGGCGATCGACAGCAAATGTCTTCGTCTGCTGTCAACGGTTGGCCGACTGTTTCCTCCATTGCCAACAGATACCGAGGGCAGAGCAATGGTGCTTTTGCCGAGACTAGTGAACAATCTACGCAAAGAGGCACAGGCAGAGGTTTGCGGCCCAACATCTGGCCAGCTCGCCCGGCGCCTGCTGTGACCCCTATTAGCCGAACAGATACCGCCAGCGCAGCCAGCACGGTTTATGCCGTGAGATACCAAGCACCCTCAGAAACCACCTCGCAAACACCAGACCCTCTACCGCAACCGAGTGTGGTCGATTTGAGTCAACAGAGCAGCACTCCCCCAAGCCAGCACACGCATGATGAATCCAGTTCTTCAAACCAAGCTCCAGCTTCTGTACAGCATGGGCATGTCGTGTCATCGCCATCACAACAACCTGCCGATCTAGAAGCAAACTTGACAAACCCACCACCTCAGGGCGGTTGGCGAGGTCTCGCATTTGTCGGCCCGAGATCTGGTCACTCGGGTGAGGATGCGACAAGGGAGATGACCCAGCAATCAGAGAATAATCCAGTCGCGGAACGCGAAGGAAGGACAAGTAATTCGAGCCGGTGGGATCTAAGAGCTCGCCTGGAGGATTTTGCGGCCAACCAAGCAGAGAAATTACGGGACCGCATGCGCACAGCTCCCAATACCGAGAGTCTTCCTGTAACGGTTATTCCGGCACCTCCGCGAAGAGGAGCAGCGCTGCAGCAGGtgcttgaggaagaagagctcaACACATCAGAGCAGGGCTCGCCAGGTCGGGAACCTTTTACGTCACAAAACAGGAGCACGAGCAGTCCTAGCAATGCATCGCGAGACGCAACAGGAGAGATTGCACAACTCGACAGGAGTCGAAGCACGTTCTCAAGCAGCCAAGGCGATGGGCCGATCCCACCAAACAACCCACCACTATGGCGAGGTGTTCGGCCGAGAATGACTGCCGACGAAGATTACTATGATGATTCTGACGATGGATCACTATCGGGCAGGTCATCATTGGATCATCGGAGGCAAGATTCGGACTCATCAGGTCTCCACCGTACGAGTTGA